atcatccaaaatcctagaatttggattaagcattttaacacctTTAACCATGTGGTTAATTTCATTTGATAATCtcttaatttcacaatcttttgcaATAATTTTGTCTTCAAGATTCTTCACAGTGTTTACAAGATCATCATTCTTTTCCTGTAAGGATTTATTATTACTTGCCATTAAGCGATTATCAGAACAAATctttaaccattgatcatacatatctTTGCAAGATTATTTTAGGGAATCCTCGTCTACATCAGACTCACTGGATTCACATTCAGAATTATCTTCCTGAATTGTGTTGTTCAGACAAACAACCCTTTTATTATCCTGCGAATTCAATGTTAATCCAGAAACAACAGAGGTTAAAGCAAGATTTAAGTtatcttcctcatcactactttcagagtcctgatcactccaagtagttgccattacctttttatttttcttcagtgtgttggcacattcagattgaatatgaccaaatccttcacattccctgcattgcaCGCCTCTTTTATTGTTATTGTCAAAAGGTTTAGAAAATTGATCacctttggaagatttgaacgaggattttttgttaccaatcttcttcatgtatttttgaaattttttggtcAGCAGGGCCATTTCTTCTTCACCATCATTTTCATCTGAATCTTTTATTTTTGATGATTTGAGAGCAACTGATTTTTCTTTGGGAGCTCTTGGATTTTCCTTTTGGCGAATTTGTTGATTGAGTTCAAACGTTCACAATGAACCCATCAATTCCTCTACTTTCATTGTGTcgagatcttttgcttcttcaattgctgtgagctttgtttgaaacctgtcaggaagcactctaacaatttttcgaactaacacgttattttccaatttttctccCAAGGAAAAATATTCATTAGCTATATCAAACAATCTTTCATAGAATTCTATGAGTGACTCAGTCTctgtcattctaagattttcaaatctagtagttaacataacaagcctagaacgttttacatcagcagttccttcaaattgagtttgaaggatttcccaagcttcTTTGGCTGATTCACACGAGGATATTAATTTAATGTATCCTTCGCCAACAccattaaagatagcatgcaagactttgttgttataactggacaatttatcttcagcatcggtccagttaatttcagattttacctttgtgaCATCATCAGATTCAGATGGAGGTGTCCAACcggttaagattgatctccacgccttttcttcttgagatttaataaaggctctcatcctaaccttccaataaggatagttggAATCATTTAGTAAAAGAGGacgagttatagatccaccttctgcaaagaaagacatttcacaaggcacaaaacaaacggaaagaaacaagatcgcactaagagtttagtgacccgctctgccaattgaaattccgttcttagtaattaccaaattaattaaaccatgtgaattaattaaagagcggaatggtaattaactgtttacacagattctAGTTCTGTTGGGACAGAATcagaacttgtcacgacagaaactgaacacaataaatagacagtgcaaaacaataaaaaacacaccgaatttttacaaggttcagaatcccttttggataacctactccttggggccacgcccagagaataaaccaattagtaaagaaacaatgtgtacaaaagcattgacttaaacaatgtaagactccctcttaaactattaccgcaatcttgttgtactcttctctacgaatctgatttgatgaaacgctgattctcttgaaatctcttcaaagaatagcgagtgaaCACTTCCtctcgaagtgagacttagatagaatcctctcccgaagatccttatgaacacgttcacaatagacactatcagtttacaatggactagatagatatccacaagtacactcagcactctcacaaagattaaggtgaacaaacttaatctctacaaataaagacactcttcaaaataacataatgtttacaaatattgaaaatggatgaggtgaaaattccaaaggccttggcaagatatttataggcagggaaatcgtcTAAGGCCATTATTTTCTGGTATCtctgaaatcaatttgcgaattcctttgaataaggaaatcagccagccagatgaattctgtgtcgacagaaaaagaaactgatgagtcagcaacgtaatcagttttatctggcagaacgaacatggtcgtttcttttgaccatgttcattttcgacaccttctttattccagaatagacataatctcaaataatccctgaaaataatctcaagatatttgcacaatatatttttaccaaaaattgattatttgtgataaataaggcaacaaatatattcacacttaaagatattttcacattacaaaatcagctgaaAATATTGATAATTAAtccgaaaatcaatatggagatatgctactaattttctttaaacattttaaaatattttgtctaaattaaagtttagccaaaaaaggattttacaaaTCTGATATACTACGATATAGAAAACAAATATTCTGAGCTAATGAAATAATATACCGTCAACTATAAAACAAATATATCAAGCTAATAAAATGATATACCATCaaaattaatatatgtatatatgtacatatattgaCATAATTTTGAAATAAGATTGACCAAATAAATATATACCACAACATAGAAAACAAATATATTACTAATGTAATAAAATGGTTAATACCTTTTTGAACCTTCTGTTTTGTCTTttgtctcattatttatttagactttatgttttgacaaattactttttgaaccctgtattttgtaaattggttcaaatagaccctggaacctgattttggtcaaagtttttttgaactaaaatcacaaataattcaccaaactaacaattcaaaataaaaacataatcaTTCTGCCTAACAACTgaattgttatattcaatttttcttcatcaaaattgggtttaatggtctatttgaataattttacaaaatacaggatccaaaaaataatttgtcaaaaataCAAGGtctaaacaagtaatgagacaaaatacatggtccaaaaaatTTTAAATCCCAAAACTATCGCCAAAATATAGGtatcattattattttatattattttcttatttgaACATGTGCACATTTTGGGTGTAGGGTGCCTGACCCAACACCGATGTGCTAAAGTATAAAATACTAATATACAAATTGTGCATTCAATAACataataaaatagaataatagAAAAAAGGACTATTTTCTTATTACTTGCCAACCTAACAAAAAAAGTCTATTTTTTATAATTTCTCTTAATTCTTATCTATGCAATTTTTTATCCTCAACAACCGTGTTCATATATCACTTGCTGTCACTTATATAaatgcaaatgtgtaatcttgcTGAGACAATGTGCTTATTGAAATAATTTTATACTGAAAGAAAGGTTTAGAATATGGACTGGCCATAAAATGGATAGTAAGAGATTACTTTTCATTAAATATTGGTGCATtgaatacatatatttttttaagaagAATTGAGGACAAATTGTCCAACACATTTGAAGGGGTGAcataattacatgaaaattacAAGATGATCAATTTACATGACTGTACATGAAAAGGTGCATGTATCAACAACCGTTGATTGAAACATGTATCATCAACATATTGTTATTCAGGCAAAAGAGGCAGCCTAGCAACATTGCTTGCTCCACGGCCACCAGATAATGATTTCAAGCCAGTCACTTTCTGTAAACTTGAACCGGACTTCACATATCTGGAAGAACTCTTCCTAGTTAATCTTACAGGGAGAATTTGCAACCTTGGATTCTGCTCGGTTCCTGAGTTTTCAGCTGCCAACTGATAGCTTTTGACTAGCTCAAGCTGTCGCGCAATTATTTCCGAGCGTCTTGGAAGAAGCTCCACTGCTTCTCCACCAGGAATCACAATGTACTCTATTGCAAGACGAACCTCCTATTGGAAAGGAAAAAGATCACTCGAGAATTAATAATGGAGATTCAAGTCGACCTAAATGAGGTGAAGTTATTAAATAACAATGCTCTTTCATAATAAAAACATCAATGCTCAAGTAAGCATATGAGATTCCCAATGAGCAGAGAATCAAATAATAACCCTATTTTTTTCCTCCTCTCAGCTGATTCAATGCTTGGAAGCAAGTGATCATAAATCTATACAAATTTGATTGTAACTAGTTTCCACAAAAGAGGAATGTtagtgtaattaattaattacacatggtTGTGTGTAACTGTACCTAGCATTACTCTTCCACAAATTCACATATCAAGGCCAAAATTACGTACCAATTCAAGTAAGCACCAGTTTTCTGGTCCTAATcagtttaataaaaataaaataagcatGGAAAGGGGAAAAACATGCACCTCCAAGGCATCGATCTCTTCCAGCGATGGTTTTCTTTCTGGTGCATCTTCTTCAATTTCAATGTCAATAGATTTTTTGAATGGTTGCTTTGGCGAAGAGCCAAATGATTCCATTCCAAGAATCATGCGAAATGCTTTCACCATCTGTGCCATGGTATTTGACTGCAACATAGGTGCCAAGTTTCAAAACGAGATgaacacatatatacatacaatACATTATGTTCTAGTAACATAATATAGTGATGAAGATTATACCTTCATAACAAATACAGGCAACTGGTGGAATTTTGCTACACTACGGATCCAAGGGTTCTCCTTCATTTCAGAACTGCAAGCTAGAATTGCATGGGCCCTGCCAATATCATCAACTACATCGATTTGATCCTCCATCCCCATCACTGTTGCAACTTGCAGTAGATCAGCCTCAAGGATCTATTAGAATACAGACCAATAAAGAAAACGATTACACAAGAATTTATGTGCTGGAGCATTTTGACAAATTCTTATTAttctattggaatggagaaataTACTGTCCAATTTTGCATACGATCATATGAAATTCGATTACTCTCTTTTTAGCTAATCTGCATAACTGAACATGCAAGGAGAGATAAAAAAGTCCAATCAACGTACCTTGTAAGTATATATGCGTACTGGCGAATTACGCTTGTTCGCAGATCCATCATTGCTCGATTTCTTGGAATGGCTGGAAGaatgttcttcttcttcattatcAGATTCTAAATCAGCAACCAATTCATTATCTACCGTCGAATCAGACATATCTGAGCTGGGTTTTTTGGATATTGGAATAGCCTTTTGAGAATTGTTAGCCTCACCATCCATTTTACGGACTTCAAACAGAGGACATTTTCCTGCATaacacaattttaaaataagttaTTTTGCCTAAACACAtcaattttgaaagaaaaaaaattacaagaataacttttctaaaaaaattagacATTCAATGAAATGGTTTTAACTTAAAAAATAGGTTTGTGTAATACCTGCTAGTATAGCATCTACAGTTGCATCTAATCTGTGATGAACACGACACTCTGTTTTAGATATCATCTCAACAGCACAAGTAAATGTTGGAGGCCCTTTTCTCTCAAGGATTGTCTTCTGCACTTTCCTTTTCTTTGCTTCCTCATCACCAAGGGTGACACTCTGTTTTTAAGAGAAGACATGGTTCATTGCGGGAGGGGAGAGACACAATTAATAAGGTAGTGCATAATGTCAAATGTACAGGAGTTAATCCCGTTCAGATGATATATGTGTTGTTAATGAAAAGTCTTGCTTTAAATGAAAAGTTCAAGGGCACACTTCCTGAAGAAGCATACACAAGATGTTCATGTTTAGGAAAATAAAAGAATTTTTATTGCACCTCAATGCCACCAACAAGGATCTGCAAAGAAGGATTCTTCATTATATTGTCTATAGTCATTCCATGTGCTGTTCCAACCAGCTGAACTCCTCTTTGAGCAATGGTACTAGCAGCTAATGCTTCAAGCTCTGTTCCGATTTCATCAATAATAATTGTTTCAGGCATATGATTTTCAACTGCCTCAATCATAACCTGTGGAAAGTAGGTGCAAAATTCACAATTATGCCTCTTTTGGGAGAGCCAAAGAAACAATAACAATGAAGATAAAGCCAAAAAGCGACTCTAAGCTTACATTATGCTGCAGGTTCACATTAGGAACCTGCATCCTCCTAGCACGACCAATTCCCGCATGAGGAACATCTCCATCACCCCCAATTTCATTAGACGTGTCCACAATGACGACACGCTTCATGTTCTCATCTGCCATCATTCTCGCAATTTCTCTACGAAGAAAAAACTGATTTAGACTTTACCTTCACTTTATGCTACATCATTATGAAAATAATTGGCAGAATTAAGTAAAAACCAGACACAGTCCAACATTCTTCTCATTATTTTCCATGTCAGAGTGAGAAACACAAAAGACAATCAGGCAGCATGAAATGAAAAAGAAAGAAGTTCATCTTCACAATGTCAATGAAGAAGAAGGAACACACAAGGAAAAGGGTGGTAAGTAGTGAGCTGAAAGCTCCTTTTTAGCCAATATGAATGTAATTAGAGAGCTGAGTTGTACATAAAATATAACCTTCATGAATGCAGGGAAACAAAATATCAAAACAGTTAAGTACCTTATTAAAGTTGTCTTTCCAACTCCAGGAGGTCCAATAACCAAAATGGATCCTCCCCCTTCAATCAAGTCGCGTAAAATCTCGGCACTTCCAGAGACAGCTCTACCCACCCGGCAAGTGAGGCCAATAATTTGCATTTTACGATTTCTTATAGCACTTATACGATGCAATGAATTGTTAATACCCGAGCGGTTATCATCTGAAAAATCGCCAACCTAAGATAGGACAATGTCAACTTTATATTAATGAGCAAACcaaaaaaagtaataatattaaAATCTCTAGCTTCACTACGTATCCAAATTCTAAAACTATCACCCTTAAAAATCAAGAATGCTACTCAACCAATCAGAAGAGAACCCTTTTCTTCAATCAGCAATCACAGGCCAAATCGACCatctaattaaataaaactatttaTTAACGTAAAAACAGTACATCTTTTTGCAAATGTTCCATTATAACTTTTCATAATACTAATCATTAATTAAAGATCACAGAAAAAATTATGTTCAAATTAATGCTTGAAACCAATAAATGATTAGCTCTGTTCACCTTGGATATTGCGTGGCGTAGGTCTTCTTCCTTTATAGGACTTTCTGATATAATCCAATCCCCAGAAGGAAACCTCGCAATCGGCTTCCGTCCCAAATCCATAACAACCTCAATAAGCTGCTCAATCTCCTCATGCTTGTTCAACTCTCTTTTCATTTTCAAAGGCAACAACTCAAGAAACATCTCGAGCTCCGTCTCCGCCTCTGATCGCGAAGACGACGATGTAGAGGCCAGATTTGGAGAATTGAGAAACGACCCATTTCCAGAAAAGAAGCGATCCGAGGGTCTGCGAATTTCAGGCGCCGGGGAGTGGGACGAGGAAGCAATAGCGTTAAGCCCGCGACGTGTTCGAGGAAATGAGTGAGAGACAGTTGAAATGAAGCTGGAAACTGGGATTTGGTTGGCGGAGTGCCATGAGGTGTGGAGATCAATGAGCACAAAATGAGAATTCAAAGCTCTCATTGTAAACTCCAATTCCTCTCCCGAAAACAAGACTGGATTTTTAAAAAGGAGATTGAAGGTGTTTGGTTGAGTAAGGAATTGAAAGTAGCTCAAAGAAGATATGAGGATGAAGAAATAGGAGAAAGAAGATTCGTGAGGATCTCTCCTCTGAGATTGGAACAAAGTCGAGGTTGGTCCACCTTAACGACCACTGCAACGAAGGACGTTCAACCACGTGTCGCTTGCTCGCCtgcctactcctactcctactcaaattacataaaaaaatattattatttaaaaaacatTTCATAGTTAAACTGTcagaaaaattatttatttattaacaaCCTACGGCTACCAGAAGTACTAGAGAGATTTTTAGTGTTTAACTGTCTATTTTGGTAGTTGTGTctgttaattaaaatattattaccGTTTAGAGTGGTGGCATGTGACATGTCTAAGTCTAGTACTGTttcttgtattttaaaaaaatatatatattattattattttttttatatgacaaacTTGAATTTTGACTTGTCAAATGCTTTCTTTGGCATCGTTTTGTTTTTCTCAAATAAAGGCGAATATGCTTGTTTGAATATTATGCGCTCTACTcccatttatttatatttttatatattttcatttaattcaaGATTAATAGAAGAGTGCTTAATTAAATCGTTTAGCCACCATATTGTCTACTAGTGAGTTATAGCAGTTGGTCGAAACTTGAACGTGGAATCTTCATAGGCAAAGTTTGAAACATAACCTTTTTCAAGAGTTTATTTAGCTACAACTTTGACAATGAAATATATGAAatgaatttcttttttttttttggcagaaAAACAACAAAGCAACAcgcaaaagaaagaaaaatctcAATTTTATTAAGTTTTACATGAGCAATTTTATTAAGTTTTACATGTTAAAGATTAGGACAATTGCGTCCCACCTTGGTAGAAAAATGTAAAGAGATAAAAGATGGGAGCGATTCTGGGTGAAAGACTTGGGGGTAAGGCCATAAGAGAAAGAACTAaactaataataattaattttttttgtataatcAGCATAAAGAGCATTTACATTTACACTAAGCCGTTTCATGATTACTGCTTAATTCGTTGGTTAGTTTCTAGAATGCGCACTACATAAGACTCAAAAAGGTTGAATTAGGATATTGGACTGTACACTAGTGGAAGAGAAACAAACTCATCTTCTTTTGTCCCAACCCATCAAAATGTTTATTACGCTGGCTTCAATCTTGTTCCTTGGCAGAGAGAATCCGAACCCTTCATCGAGCAGAATTCTGTACACTTCCCACTCTCGGCCATGGATTATGTGTCGAGCAATCTCAACCTGAGAATACCACAGAAAATTAAACAGTTGAACACCAAGGAAAAGTGGAGGTGGTTGAAATTCTCCAATGGCCAAAAGAAAAGTGTTGGAATTATTAGGGGAAAACAGAAAAAGAAATAGTTGGTTAGAAATAATACTGAGAAAATCCGCATGTTGAGAAGTTTGAGAGCAAGAGTAATATCATGAAACACAAGAGGACGGCCCCTGCTGGACAACTCCACCGGATTAGCTACCACCAGTTCAGTATCAGGGCCACGGCTCACCACAGCTATTCTAAGTGGACGCAGAAGCTCCATTTTTAAGCGAGAGAGTAATGAGTTTTGTTTGCTGGGATCAACAATCTTCTTGCCATCAGCTTGCATTATAAACAAGTCCATCTCACAGTTCCCTTTTGGATTTGCAAAGAATCGGCTATATGAAATCTGTAATCAACCGTACATTATGTTACAAACTAATAAACTGCAATAAAATTTTAGAAACTAATGGAACATGTACATAATTCCAGCCATTTTCTCACAGCAAATGAAATATATAGACCATATATTAATTCCCAACAATTGCAGACTGACAAATTTAGATGTCACCAGCAAGAACCAATTCATGATTTTATTCTAACAAGGAACCATTCATGTGTTTTTGCAGAGAAATAGATGGAATTGCTCAAAATGCCAACGGGAAATTGTTTTTCTACCTGAATGTTGTAATCCTTTAGGGTTCTCATGATATCATAGATGAGACCTTTATGATCCTGACAGAGGATTTGAACAAGTGTGTGAGAAGGGCTGAGCTTATTGTCCATTGTGACTGAAATCGAATTAGAGGCGGGACATCCATTAATGTTTTCCCCTGGAAGCTCTAAACTGAACATTTCTTCACCGATATCAGAAGGAAGATATGGAGAACCCTGTGAACATGCGGTAAGTTCTGGACCAGCCACATCAATTTCGCAACTGATTAAGGCATCCCCTAGAAAGGCTTTCAGATGATGAATTGTTTCATCTTTTCTCTTTTTCGTATGAAGAAGTTCTCTGATTAAGATGAGATCAACACATATGCATATTAGTTGTAACCTAGAAACATAATAATCACGATGAGGATTCTGAACTCTTAAGTCTCCTAACTACCCTTTTCACTAGGTGAAGTGTTCATACCATACCCATAAACTAACCAAAAGTATAACCTTTTTGTTGCACACATACACACAcaaatgataagaattatgaaaATATGGAAAGCACAAGCATTATGTTGCACTTCTGAAGAATTTCACAAAGTTTAACAAAAAGAGAGGTTGCATACAAAATCAAATTTGTTCTTTACAATGATGGATTAAGAGAATACAGCTAATAATTTTGCATGAATTGTTCTTAGGTAAAATACAATTTTGGGTCCATGCATTTTAGCAATATACCAGACTTTTCGAGAACTTCAAttgttttacaaaacataggTCAGACTTTTTTATTATAAGAGTTTTTTTATTACCattgttttattttaatcaatataatttaattagtttattatatTTTTCATTCTTGAAACTAAAAGTAAAATAgtgctaataataataataaaaataaaatatcaaacaattaaatttaattttagtttttttctaaaaaaaatcaattaaaattttattatttgtaATAATATAAGGGTAAAAATAACCAAAATCAAGATAGATGATTAATTTTGATAGATTTTGTAAAatgaaaattattaatataatttttttaaaacaaagggTCAAGTGTGGTATATAGTTGAAACACAGATgaccaaaatgatattttctctttttcttattCAATTTAGTGTCTTAAAAATAATTTGATCCAAACTAACAGGGTCTAGATAAGAAATGTTCCATGTATAAAAATTTGTTGTGCCTTCACCTCTCTTAACATTTCAAACGGAGTTCCTTCAACGCATGACATTGGAAAAGAGAGCAAAAGGAATTTatatgacataaacaaaagtTC
This genomic interval from Humulus lupulus chromosome 8, drHumLupu1.1, whole genome shotgun sequence contains the following:
- the LOC133797896 gene encoding protein SEEDLING PLASTID DEVELOPMENT 1 yields the protein MRALNSHFVLIDLHTSWHSANQIPVSSFISTVSHSFPRTRRGLNAIASSSHSPAPEIRRPSDRFFSGNGSFLNSPNLASTSSSSRSEAETELEMFLELLPLKMKRELNKHEEIEQLIEVVMDLGRKPIARFPSGDWIISESPIKEEDLRHAISKVGDFSDDNRSGINNSLHRISAIRNRKMQIIGLTCRVGRAVSGSAEILRDLIEGGGSILVIGPPGVGKTTLIREIARMMADENMKRVVIVDTSNEIGGDGDVPHAGIGRARRMQVPNVNLQHNVMIEAVENHMPETIIIDEIGTELEALAASTIAQRGVQLVGTAHGMTIDNIMKNPSLQILVGGIESVTLGDEEAKKRKVQKTILERKGPPTFTCAVEMISKTECRVHHRLDATVDAILAGKCPLFEVRKMDGEANNSQKAIPISKKPSSDMSDSTVDNELVADLESDNEEEEHSSSHSKKSSNDGSANKRNSPVRIYTYKILEADLLQVATVMGMEDQIDVVDDIGRAHAILACSSEMKENPWIRSVAKFHQLPVFVMKSNTMAQMVKAFRMILGMESFGSSPKQPFKKSIDIEIEEDAPERKPSLEEIDALEEVRLAIEYIVIPGGEAVELLPRRSEIIARQLELVKSYQLAAENSGTEQNPRLQILPVRLTRKSSSRYVKSGSSLQKVTGLKSLSGGRGASNVARLPLLPE
- the LOC133797897 gene encoding ACT domain-containing protein ACR10-like, with protein sequence MYVHRRERVGSELGDKKMGILHEDVVLVKREKEGDPTVITVNCPDKTGLGCDLCRIILIFGLSICRADFSTDGKWCYMVFWVVEKPNTKWNLLKNRLLEVCPSYFSTSEMDYYRPQNQPPRPPDVFLLKFWCTYDREGLLHDVTEVLCELELTIKKVKVSTTPDRRVMDLFFVTDTRELLHTKKRKDETIHHLKAFLGDALISCEIDVAGPELTACSQGSPYLPSDIGEEMFSLELPGENINGCPASNSISVTMDNKLSPSHTLVQILCQDHKGLIYDIMRTLKDYNIQISYSRFFANPKGNCEMDLFIMQADGKKIVDPSKQNSLLSRLKMELLRPLRIAVVSRGPDTELVVANPVELSSRGRPLVFHDITLALKLLNMRIFSVEIARHIIHGREWEVYRILLDEGFGFSLPRNKIEASVINILMGWDKRR